One segment of Streptomyces sp. YIM 121038 DNA contains the following:
- a CDS encoding prolyl oligopeptidase family serine peptidase, which yields MGEMIDMAQTKPYGSWRSPIDAGLAAAHDGRPAFAGFVGGEAWWTEPRPLEGGRRALLRRRPDGHEESVLPAPWNVRSRVMEYGGLPWTGVERPGDPRGPLIVFAHFADQRLYAYEPDAPGAEPRPLTPVSDVGGGLRWADPRIHLDRGEAWCVLEEFTGEGQTDVRRVLAAVPLDGSAAGDRAAVRELSDGRHRFVTGPRLAPDGTHVAWLAWDHPRMPWDGTELMVAEVAADGTFAAARRFAGGPQESIAQAEWAPDGRLLFASDRTGWWNLYRAPLDGAPVALCPREEEFGGPLWQLGLSWFAPLDSGLIAVVHGTGATALGVLDPETGEVVDAAGPWTEWSASVAVSGTRVIGVAASPRSAYEVVELDNRTGRARVIGAPHDDPVDPTYYPEPQIRTFLGPDGREIHAHVYPPHHPGHLAPDDELPPYVVWAHGGPTSRAPLVLDLVIAYFTSRGIGVAEVNYGGSTGYGREYRNRLREQWGVVDVEDCAAVALALADEGTADRARLAIRGGSAGGWTTASSLTTTDVYACGTIIYPVLDLTSWSDGETHDFESRYLDTLIGPPDEVPGRYEERSPTRHADRVTAPFLLLQGLDDVICPPAQCERFLARMEGRGVPHAYLAFEGEGHGFRRADTMVRALEAELSLYAQVFRIDPAGGLPTLELSK from the coding sequence ATGGGGGAGATGATCGACATGGCGCAGACCAAGCCGTACGGCTCGTGGCGGTCCCCGATCGACGCCGGGCTCGCCGCGGCGCACGACGGCCGCCCCGCCTTCGCGGGCTTCGTCGGCGGCGAGGCGTGGTGGACGGAGCCGCGCCCGCTGGAGGGCGGTCGGCGCGCGCTGCTGCGCCGCCGCCCCGACGGCCACGAGGAGTCGGTGCTGCCCGCCCCGTGGAACGTCCGCAGCCGGGTCATGGAGTACGGCGGCCTGCCCTGGACCGGCGTCGAGCGCCCCGGGGATCCGCGCGGCCCGCTCATCGTGTTCGCGCACTTCGCCGACCAGCGCCTGTACGCCTACGAGCCGGACGCCCCCGGCGCGGAACCAAGACCCCTGACCCCGGTGTCGGACGTGGGCGGCGGGCTGCGCTGGGCGGACCCGCGGATCCACCTCGACCGGGGCGAGGCGTGGTGCGTCCTGGAGGAGTTCACCGGCGAGGGGCAGACCGACGTGCGGCGCGTGCTCGCCGCCGTGCCCCTGGACGGCTCGGCCGCGGGGGACCGGGCCGCGGTGCGGGAGCTGTCCGACGGACGCCACCGGTTCGTCACCGGGCCGCGCCTGGCACCGGACGGCACGCACGTCGCCTGGCTCGCCTGGGACCACCCCCGGATGCCCTGGGACGGCACGGAGCTGATGGTCGCCGAGGTCGCCGCGGACGGCACCTTCGCCGCCGCGCGCCGGTTCGCGGGCGGACCGCAGGAGTCGATCGCGCAGGCCGAGTGGGCGCCGGACGGACGGCTGCTGTTCGCGAGCGACCGCACGGGCTGGTGGAATCTGTACCGCGCTCCGCTCGACGGCGCCCCCGTCGCGCTGTGCCCGCGCGAGGAGGAGTTCGGCGGACCGCTGTGGCAGCTCGGCCTCAGCTGGTTCGCGCCGCTGGACAGCGGTCTGATCGCCGTCGTGCACGGCACGGGTGCGACCGCGCTCGGCGTGCTCGACCCGGAGACCGGCGAGGTCGTCGACGCGGCCGGGCCCTGGACGGAGTGGTCGGCCTCCGTCGCCGTCAGCGGCACCCGTGTCATCGGCGTCGCCGCGAGCCCGCGCAGCGCCTACGAGGTGGTGGAGCTGGACAACCGCACCGGCCGCGCCCGCGTCATCGGCGCGCCGCACGACGACCCGGTGGACCCCACGTACTACCCCGAGCCGCAGATCCGCACCTTCCTCGGGCCCGACGGCCGGGAGATCCACGCGCACGTGTACCCGCCGCACCACCCGGGTCATCTCGCGCCCGACGACGAGCTGCCGCCGTACGTGGTGTGGGCGCACGGGGGGCCCACCTCGCGCGCCCCGCTCGTCCTGGACCTGGTGATCGCGTACTTCACCTCGCGCGGCATCGGCGTCGCCGAGGTCAACTACGGCGGTTCCACGGGCTACGGCCGGGAGTACCGCAACCGCCTGCGCGAGCAGTGGGGCGTCGTCGACGTCGAGGACTGCGCCGCCGTCGCGCTCGCGCTCGCCGACGAGGGCACCGCTGACCGCGCGCGCCTCGCGATCCGCGGCGGCAGCGCGGGCGGCTGGACCACGGCGAGCTCCCTGACGACGACGGACGTGTACGCCTGCGGCACGATCATCTACCCCGTCCTCGACCTCACCTCCTGGAGCGACGGGGAGACCCACGACTTCGAGTCGCGCTATCTGGACACGCTCATCGGCCCGCCCGACGAGGTGCCCGGCCGGTACGAGGAGCGCTCGCCCACGCGCCACGCCGACCGGGTCACCGCGCCGTTCCTGCTGCTCCAGGGCCTGGACGACGTGATCTGTCCGCCCGCGCAGTGCGAGCGGTTCCTGGCGCGGATGGAGGGGCGCGGGGTGCCGCACGCGTACCTCGCCTTCGAGGGCGAGGGGCACGGCTTCCGGCGGGCCGACACCATGGTCCGGGCCCTGGAGGCCGAGCTGTCGCTGTACGCGCAGGTGTTCCGGATCGACCCGGCGGGCGGTCTGCCGACGCTGGAGCTGTCCAAGTGA
- a CDS encoding arginase family protein, producing the protein MRNIVVIDAPSNLGLRPPAPGTVPGCYKLAGALRERGIVRRLGALEGGVVVPPRYDRGDWQEGDGVFNAAAIAAYTPRLADRIERHLRAGELPVVLGGDCSIQLGASLALRRTGRYGLAALDASADFRHPGNSDRIGAAGGEELALATGRGQDDLTDLEGLRPYLRDEDVRIFGMRDGDEDRAELGELKIPTVTVGELRQWGAADVARSAVVALEHTSLDGFWVHLDADVLDPSVMPAVDSPDEDGLHPDELLALLRPLVRSPRCVGLNVTIYDPDLDPEGTAGDVLTDVVVAAFAQP; encoded by the coding sequence ATGCGGAACATCGTGGTCATCGACGCCCCCTCCAACCTGGGTCTGCGCCCGCCCGCGCCGGGCACCGTGCCCGGCTGCTACAAACTCGCCGGGGCGCTGCGCGAGCGCGGCATCGTGCGCCGCCTCGGCGCCCTGGAGGGCGGCGTCGTCGTACCGCCGCGCTACGACCGGGGCGACTGGCAGGAGGGCGACGGCGTGTTCAACGCGGCGGCCATCGCCGCGTACACGCCCCGGCTCGCGGACCGCATCGAGCGCCATCTGCGCGCAGGTGAGCTGCCCGTCGTCCTCGGCGGCGACTGCTCCATCCAGCTCGGCGCGTCCCTCGCGCTGCGCCGCACGGGGCGCTACGGCCTCGCCGCGCTCGACGCCTCCGCCGACTTCCGGCACCCGGGCAACTCCGACCGGATCGGCGCGGCGGGGGGCGAGGAGCTGGCGCTCGCCACCGGGCGCGGCCAGGACGACCTCACCGACCTCGAAGGCCTGCGGCCCTATCTGCGGGACGAGGACGTACGGATCTTCGGCATGCGCGACGGCGACGAGGACCGCGCCGAGCTGGGCGAGCTGAAGATCCCGACCGTGACCGTCGGCGAGCTGCGCCAGTGGGGCGCGGCCGACGTGGCCCGCTCGGCCGTCGTCGCCCTGGAACACACGTCCCTGGACGGCTTCTGGGTGCACCTGGACGCCGATGTGCTCGACCCGTCCGTGATGCCCGCCGTCGACAGCCCCGACGAGGACGGCCTGCACCCCGACGAACTCCTCGCGCTGCTGCGCCCCTTGGTCCGCTCGCCGCGCTGCGTCGGGCTCAACGTCACCATCTACGACCCGGACCTGGACCCCGAGGGCACGGCGGGCGACGTGCTCACCGACGTCGTGGTGGCCGCCTTCGCGCAGCCGTGA
- a CDS encoding M20/M25/M40 family metallo-hydrolase: MAEQVDSSALDEVVRFTSDLIRIDTTNSGDGECRERPAAEYAAALLAETGLEPTLLERTPGRTNVVARIEGTDPGADALLVHGHLDVVPAEAADWSVPPFSGEIRDGVVWGRGAIDMKNMDAMILAVVRGWARAGVRPRRDIVIAFTADEEASARDGSGFLADEHPGLFEGCTEGISESGAFTFHDGRGNQLYPIAAGERGTGWLKLTARGTAGHGSKVNKENAVSRLAAAIHRIGEYRWPVRLTPTVRAALVELAGIYGLEADPDAPGFDVDAFIEKLGPTAALVEPTVRNSANPTMLRSGYKVNVVPGEATAYVDGRFVPGGEEEFRTTLDRLTGPDVDWEFHHREVALQAPVDTPTFAKMRAAVAEFAPEGRVMPYCMSGGTDAKQFSRLGIRGYGFSPLRTPEGFDYQALFHGVDERVPVEALHFGTRVLDRYLRTA; the protein is encoded by the coding sequence ATGGCTGAGCAGGTGGACTCATCGGCACTGGACGAGGTCGTCCGGTTCACCTCCGATCTCATCCGCATCGACACCACCAACAGTGGGGACGGCGAGTGCCGCGAGCGCCCCGCCGCGGAGTACGCCGCGGCACTGCTCGCCGAGACCGGCCTGGAGCCCACGCTCCTGGAACGCACCCCCGGCCGGACGAACGTGGTCGCCCGCATCGAGGGCACGGACCCGGGCGCCGACGCCCTGCTGGTCCACGGCCACCTCGACGTCGTGCCCGCCGAGGCCGCCGACTGGAGCGTGCCCCCGTTCTCCGGCGAGATCCGCGACGGCGTCGTGTGGGGCCGGGGCGCCATCGACATGAAGAACATGGACGCGATGATCCTGGCCGTGGTGCGCGGCTGGGCGCGCGCCGGAGTGCGGCCCCGGCGCGACATCGTGATCGCGTTCACCGCCGACGAGGAGGCCAGCGCCCGCGACGGCTCCGGCTTCCTCGCCGACGAGCACCCCGGGCTCTTCGAGGGCTGCACCGAGGGGATCAGCGAGTCCGGCGCGTTCACCTTCCACGACGGGCGGGGCAATCAGCTGTATCCGATCGCCGCGGGGGAGCGCGGGACCGGCTGGCTCAAGCTCACCGCGCGCGGCACCGCGGGCCACGGCTCCAAGGTCAACAAGGAGAACGCGGTCAGCAGGCTCGCCGCCGCCATCCACCGCATCGGGGAGTACCGCTGGCCGGTGCGGCTGACCCCCACCGTGCGGGCGGCCCTGGTGGAGCTGGCCGGGATCTACGGCCTGGAGGCCGACCCGGACGCCCCGGGCTTCGACGTCGACGCCTTCATTGAGAAGCTCGGCCCGACCGCGGCCCTGGTCGAGCCCACGGTCCGCAACAGCGCCAACCCCACGATGCTCCGCTCCGGTTACAAGGTGAACGTGGTCCCGGGCGAGGCGACCGCCTATGTGGACGGCAGATTCGTGCCCGGCGGCGAGGAAGAGTTCCGCACCACCCTTGACCGGCTCACGGGACCGGACGTCGACTGGGAGTTCCACCACCGGGAGGTGGCGCTGCAGGCGCCGGTGGACACGCCCACGTTCGCCAAGATGCGCGCGGCCGTGGCCGAGTTCGCCCCCGAGGGCCGCGTCATGCCGTACTGCATGTCGGGCGGCACGGACGCCAAGCAGTTCTCGCGGCTCGGCATCCGGGGCTACGGCTTCTCGCCCCTGCGGACGCCGGAAGGCTTCGACTACCAGGCGCTCTTCCACGGAGTGGACGAACGGGTGCCGGTCGAGGCACTGCACTTCGGCACGCGGGTACTGGACCGGTATCTGCGGACGGCCTGA
- a CDS encoding LD-carboxypeptidase, whose translation MSAAVQPLTRPARLAPGARVAVVAPSGPVPEDRLAAGLDVLRGWDLEPVAAAHARDTHPRFDYLAGTDEDRARDLQRAWCDPSVAAVLCARGGYGAARMVDLLDWDAMRAAGPKVFLGFSDITTLHEAFASRLGLVTLHGPMVAAADFLKNARAQEHLRATLFEPESVREIASAGRPLVGGRARGVTLGGCLSLLAADVGTAGARAGARGGLLFLEDIGEEAYRIDRCLTQLTRAGWLDGVAGVALGSWVDCEPYERLRPLFAERLEGLGVPVVEEFGFGHCDGALTVPFGIPGHLDADAGTLTLDIPALA comes from the coding sequence GTGAGCGCGGCGGTCCAGCCGCTGACGCGGCCCGCGCGGCTCGCGCCCGGTGCCCGGGTCGCGGTCGTCGCGCCCAGCGGGCCCGTCCCCGAGGACCGGCTCGCGGCCGGTCTTGACGTCCTGCGCGGCTGGGACCTGGAGCCCGTGGCCGCCGCCCACGCCCGGGACACGCACCCGCGGTTCGACTATCTCGCGGGCACGGACGAGGACCGCGCGCGGGACCTCCAGAGAGCCTGGTGCGACCCGTCGGTGGCGGCGGTGCTCTGCGCGCGTGGCGGGTACGGGGCGGCGCGGATGGTCGACCTCCTCGACTGGGACGCGATGCGGGCGGCCGGGCCCAAGGTGTTCCTCGGGTTCAGTGACATCACCACGCTGCACGAGGCGTTCGCGAGCCGTCTGGGGCTCGTGACGCTGCACGGCCCGATGGTGGCGGCCGCCGACTTCCTGAAGAACGCGCGGGCCCAGGAGCACCTGCGGGCCACGCTGTTCGAGCCGGAGTCCGTGCGGGAGATCGCCTCCGCGGGCCGGCCGCTGGTGGGCGGGCGGGCCCGGGGGGTGACGCTCGGCGGCTGTCTGTCGCTGCTCGCGGCGGACGTGGGCACGGCGGGGGCCCGGGCCGGGGCGCGCGGCGGGCTGCTGTTCCTGGAGGACATCGGCGAGGAGGCGTACCGCATCGACCGCTGTCTGACGCAGCTGACGCGGGCGGGCTGGCTCGACGGCGTGGCCGGGGTGGCGCTCGGGTCGTGGGTGGACTGCGAGCCGTACGAGCGGCTGCGGCCGCTGTTCGCCGAGCGCCTGGAGGGGCTGGGGGTGCCGGTCGTGGAGGAGTTCGGGTTCGGGCACTGTGACGGGGCGCTGACGGTGCCGTTCGGGATACCGGGGCACCTGGACGCGGACGCGGGGACGCTGACGCTGGACATACCCGCGCTCGCCTAG
- a CDS encoding GNAT family protein, with protein sequence MRQPSRRHLAEGPRTGIRPFTAADGAEFTARARESQELHRPWLFPPTTEEAYAAYARTLVEDPARAGFLVCERESGALAGFININNIVRGGFRCGALGYGVFAHAAGRGLMREALGLVVDRAFGELRLHRLEINVQPGNGASIALARRLGFRLEGFSPDFLFIDGAWRDHQRWALTAGMRAAATGGRPAATGPREE encoded by the coding sequence ATGCGCCAGCCGAGCCGCCGCCACCTCGCCGAAGGCCCCCGCACGGGCATACGCCCCTTCACCGCCGCGGACGGGGCCGAGTTCACGGCACGGGCGCGGGAGAGCCAGGAGCTGCACCGGCCCTGGCTGTTCCCGCCCACCACCGAGGAGGCCTACGCGGCGTACGCGCGCACGCTCGTCGAGGACCCGGCCAGGGCCGGGTTCCTCGTCTGCGAGCGGGAGTCGGGCGCGCTCGCCGGGTTCATCAACATCAACAACATCGTCCGGGGCGGCTTCCGCTGCGGGGCGCTCGGCTACGGCGTGTTCGCGCACGCCGCCGGGCGCGGCCTGATGCGGGAGGCGCTCGGGCTCGTCGTGGACCGCGCGTTCGGCGAGCTGCGCCTGCACCGTCTGGAGATCAACGTGCAGCCGGGCAACGGCGCGTCGATCGCGCTCGCCCGCCGTCTGGGCTTCCGTCTTGAGGGCTTCTCGCCGGACTTCCTGTTCATCGACGGGGCGTGGCGCGACCACCAGCGGTGGGCCCTGACCGCCGGGATGCGGGCCGCGGCAACCGGCGGCCGCCCGGCCGCCACCGGGCCCCGCGAGGAGTGA
- a CDS encoding VOC family protein, with product MEILGTVLRVCVNDLEASVSFYERLTGSTAMRFERGGVSVASVGCFLLMSGPEHELEILRKVTATIAVKDVDEAHATLTASGARIIAGPVPTPAGRNLIAMHPDGTVFEYVDRNA from the coding sequence ATGGAAATCCTGGGAACCGTGCTGCGTGTCTGTGTGAACGACCTGGAGGCGTCCGTCTCCTTCTACGAGCGCCTTACGGGCAGCACAGCGATGCGGTTCGAGCGCGGCGGCGTGTCCGTCGCGTCGGTCGGGTGCTTCCTGCTGATGAGCGGGCCCGAACACGAGCTGGAGATCCTCCGCAAGGTCACGGCGACGATCGCCGTGAAGGACGTCGACGAGGCCCACGCCACCCTCACCGCCTCCGGGGCCCGCATCATCGCGGGCCCCGTCCCCACCCCCGCGGGCCGCAACCTGATCGCGATGCACCCGGACGGCACGGTCTTCGAGTACGTCGACCGCAACGCGTAG
- a CDS encoding CocE/NonD family hydrolase, which produces MLVAVPAPASGAGERGGRFTVTPLTFTVRAGERRCAVDADLYRPRGVDRAHPAPAVLATHGFGGSKSDGATAAIGRAMAERGYVGLVYSGLGFGKSGCPISLDDPGIDGRAASGLVDFLAGERAADDGTRADYVVADAAGDPRVGMVGASYGGAIQLATAADDHRVDALVPLITWHDLGYSLNPNNAVEGTAAGREVPGAVKWQWMNGFYLMGEGQPLVAPNLDPSRINSLDCLHFVTRACELIRTLNSGRYPDGRTRRLLAYARSVSPASYLHRVEAPTLLVQGQADTLFNLNEAEATYRALKDRGTTAKMIWQSWGHSGGMGGPAPGELDLGKGDLESTYVGRRVLAWFDRYLRHDESADTGPDFAYYRDWIKDPGRTYATASHVPEPGRELYLSGDGRLVGDRARVTPGSRTYRNRPLPTSHSESSAARMAGLPDLAPYDTKGTYLGWTTEPLRRSVDVVGAPEATLRVASPRAERAQGSADAADKLVLFAKLYDVAPDGAQTLVHRLVAPVRVPDVRETFTVRLPGIVHRYERGHRLRFVIAASDGAYGGNRGVKPVTVTSAPGDTGVLRLPVVQGTSGGPGKA; this is translated from the coding sequence CTGCTCGTCGCCGTGCCCGCGCCCGCGTCCGGCGCGGGGGAGCGGGGCGGCCGGTTCACCGTCACCCCGCTCACGTTCACGGTGCGGGCGGGGGAGCGGCGCTGCGCCGTCGACGCCGATCTGTACCGCCCGCGCGGGGTGGACCGGGCGCATCCCGCGCCCGCCGTGCTCGCCACCCACGGCTTCGGCGGCAGCAAGTCCGACGGCGCCACGGCCGCCATCGGCAGGGCCATGGCCGAGCGCGGCTACGTCGGCCTCGTCTACTCCGGGCTCGGCTTCGGCAAGTCCGGCTGTCCGATCTCGCTCGACGACCCCGGGATCGACGGCCGGGCCGCCTCGGGGCTCGTGGACTTCCTCGCCGGTGAGCGGGCCGCCGACGACGGCACCAGGGCCGACTACGTCGTCGCGGACGCCGCGGGCGACCCGCGCGTCGGCATGGTCGGCGCGTCGTACGGCGGCGCGATCCAGCTCGCCACGGCGGCCGACGACCACCGCGTGGACGCGCTCGTCCCGCTCATCACCTGGCACGACCTCGGCTACTCCCTCAACCCGAACAACGCCGTCGAGGGGACGGCCGCGGGCCGCGAGGTGCCCGGCGCCGTCAAGTGGCAGTGGATGAACGGCTTCTACCTCATGGGCGAGGGCCAGCCCCTCGTCGCGCCGAACCTCGACCCGTCCCGGATCAACTCCCTGGACTGTCTGCACTTCGTCACCCGCGCCTGCGAGCTCATCCGCACGCTCAACTCCGGCCGCTACCCGGACGGCAGGACGCGGCGGCTCCTGGCGTACGCCCGCAGCGTGTCACCGGCGTCGTACCTGCACCGGGTCGAGGCACCGACGCTGCTCGTGCAGGGCCAGGCCGACACGCTGTTCAACCTGAACGAGGCGGAGGCGACGTACCGCGCGCTCAAGGACCGCGGCACCACGGCGAAGATGATCTGGCAGTCCTGGGGGCACAGCGGCGGCATGGGCGGCCCCGCCCCGGGCGAGCTCGACCTGGGCAAGGGCGACCTGGAGTCGACGTACGTCGGCCGTCGCGTCCTGGCGTGGTTCGACCGCTATCTGCGCCACGACGAGAGCGCCGACACCGGGCCCGACTTCGCCTACTACCGCGACTGGATCAAGGACCCGGGCCGCACCTACGCCACCGCGTCGCACGTCCCGGAGCCCGGGCGGGAGCTGTACCTCTCCGGGGACGGCAGGCTCGTCGGCGACCGCGCGCGGGTGACGCCCGGCAGCCGGACGTACCGCAACCGGCCGCTGCCCACCAGCCACTCGGAGAGCTCGGCCGCCAGGATGGCGGGCCTGCCCGACCTCGCGCCGTACGACACCAAGGGCACCTACCTCGGCTGGACCACCGAGCCCCTGCGGCGGTCCGTCGACGTGGTGGGGGCGCCCGAGGCGACGCTGAGGGTGGCATCGCCCCGCGCCGAGCGGGCGCAGGGCTCCGCCGACGCCGCCGACAAGCTGGTGCTGTTCGCGAAGCTGTACGACGTGGCGCCGGACGGCGCGCAGACGCTGGTGCACCGCCTGGTGGCGCCGGTGCGGGTGCCGGACGTGCGCGAGACGTTCACGGTCCGCCTTCCGGGCATCGTGCACCGGTACGAACGGGGGCACCGGCTGCGGTTCGTGATCGCGGCCAGCGACGGCGCGTACGGCGGGAACCGCGGGGTGAAGCCGGTGACGGTGACCAGCGCGCCCGGCGACACGGGGGTGCTGCGGCTGCCCGTGGTCCAGGGCACGTCCGGCGGGCCGGGCAAGGCCTAG
- a CDS encoding phage holin family protein, translating into MTASDHPHRPFGRSSTSAPGQKATGLASPETALSDALAQVVHEAVRASLREAVRTELPSQLADAAREQRRRASLYAAAGVAALYAGAAAALTLGLAVAVGLPGWAAGLIVTVLLAAVAVVLRNAARPGRSRPGTGTPARAAAETPAAAVPPTPRGAPGTADFPAVPSSPPDATAPPVVPESPSASPRSR; encoded by the coding sequence ATGACTGCATCGGACCATCCACACCGACCTTTCGGCCGTTCCTCGACGAGCGCTCCGGGGCAGAAGGCGACCGGCCTCGCGTCCCCGGAGACGGCGCTGAGCGACGCGCTGGCGCAGGTCGTCCACGAGGCGGTACGCGCGTCCCTGCGGGAGGCGGTACGCACGGAACTGCCGAGCCAACTCGCCGACGCGGCGCGCGAGCAGCGCCGCAGGGCCTCCCTGTACGCGGCGGCCGGAGTCGCCGCGCTGTACGCGGGCGCGGCCGCCGCGCTCACCCTCGGCCTGGCCGTCGCCGTCGGCCTGCCCGGCTGGGCGGCGGGCCTGATCGTCACCGTGCTGCTCGCGGCGGTGGCCGTGGTCCTGCGCAACGCGGCGCGGCCCGGCCGCTCCCGGCCCGGCACGGGCACCCCGGCCCGCGCGGCCGCCGAAACCCCCGCGGCCGCCGTGCCCCCGACCCCGCGCGGCGCCCCGGGCACCGCCGACTTCCCCGCGGTCCCGTCGAGCCCGCCGGACGCCACCGCGCCGCCCGTCGTCCCCGAGTCGCCGAGCGCGAGCCCGCGGTCGCGGTGA
- a CDS encoding DUF5107 domain-containing protein, which translates to MATTVRRDVLTLPAAELGPDNPLPPLRLPREPHRVDDRARQGLPRDMARQLGYEPLRSVLPAPLRDGYGRRRAPASFDVLVLENERLRATVLPGLGGRVHSLVHKPTGRELLYRNPVFQPACFALNGAWYAGGIEWNIGATGHTTLSCAPLHAAVVTAPDGGPMLRLWEWERLRDVPFQVDLWLPEDSDFLHVGVRIRNPHEKPVPVYWWSNTAVPEERRVLAPAAEAWRYDYTRALARVPVPEPHGPYAADYFYDVPDGARRWIAALDADGHGLVQTSTAALRGRKLFRWGAGGGGRRWQEWLTGPDTGGYAEIQAGLARTQLEHVRLDAESEVAWLESYGPLSLPADVAHGDDWAAARAAAEERLAEALPPSAVDAAYERWRPYADDEPGETLAVGSGWGALEVLRGEFKLPGTPFDQATLGPEQEPWLELLRSGAVPEPSGAGAPGPTLVARHWRDMLETAPARPHAEYHLGVAQWHAGDRAQAVRSWERGLERAAAAARWPLLRCLAVADLEAGHGERAADRYAEAFAGLGESEALGALGREAIEALLAVGRAEAARGVWDRLGPAVRGLGRFRLLEVRLLLAEGDPAGARAVLDEGFEVADLREGDEGLGELWATVAPGVPVPPCYDFRMTPAAEPGGA; encoded by the coding sequence GTGGCGACGACCGTGCGACGCGACGTACTGACCCTGCCCGCCGCCGAGTTGGGGCCGGACAACCCGCTGCCGCCGCTGCGGCTGCCGCGCGAGCCGCACCGGGTCGACGACCGCGCGCGGCAGGGCCTGCCGCGCGACATGGCGCGGCAACTCGGGTACGAGCCGCTGCGCTCGGTCCTTCCCGCGCCGCTGCGCGACGGCTACGGCCGACGGCGCGCGCCCGCCTCGTTCGACGTGCTCGTCCTGGAGAACGAGCGGCTGCGCGCCACCGTCCTGCCCGGCCTCGGCGGCCGCGTGCACTCGCTCGTGCACAAGCCGACCGGGCGGGAACTGCTGTACCGGAACCCGGTGTTCCAGCCCGCGTGCTTCGCGCTGAACGGCGCCTGGTACGCGGGCGGCATCGAGTGGAACATCGGCGCCACCGGGCACACCACGCTGTCCTGCGCGCCGCTGCACGCCGCCGTCGTGACCGCGCCCGACGGCGGTCCGATGCTGCGCCTGTGGGAGTGGGAGCGGCTGCGCGACGTGCCCTTCCAGGTGGACCTGTGGCTGCCGGAGGACTCCGACTTCCTGCACGTGGGCGTGCGGATCCGCAATCCGCACGAGAAGCCCGTGCCCGTCTACTGGTGGTCCAACACCGCCGTGCCCGAGGAGCGCCGGGTGCTCGCGCCCGCCGCCGAGGCCTGGCGCTACGACTACACGCGCGCCCTCGCCCGGGTACCGGTGCCCGAGCCGCACGGCCCGTACGCCGCCGACTACTTCTACGACGTGCCGGACGGCGCGCGCCGCTGGATCGCGGCGCTCGACGCCGACGGGCACGGGCTCGTGCAGACGTCCACGGCCGCGCTGCGCGGGCGCAAGCTGTTCCGGTGGGGCGCGGGCGGCGGCGGCCGGCGCTGGCAGGAGTGGCTGACGGGCCCGGACACCGGCGGGTACGCGGAGATCCAGGCGGGGCTCGCGCGCACGCAGCTGGAGCACGTGCGGCTCGACGCGGAGAGCGAGGTCGCGTGGCTGGAGTCGTACGGTCCGCTGTCGCTCCCCGCGGACGTGGCGCACGGGGACGACTGGGCGGCGGCCCGTGCCGCGGCCGAGGAGCGGCTCGCGGAGGCGCTGCCGCCGTCGGCGGTGGACGCGGCGTACGAGCGGTGGCGGCCGTACGCCGACGACGAGCCGGGGGAGACCCTCGCCGTCGGGTCCGGCTGGGGCGCGCTCGAAGTGCTGCGGGGCGAGTTCAAGCTGCCGGGCACGCCGTTCGACCAGGCCACGCTGGGGCCCGAGCAGGAGCCGTGGCTCGAACTCCTGCGGTCCGGGGCGGTGCCGGAGCCGTCCGGGGCCGGGGCGCCCGGGCCCACGCTCGTCGCCCGGCACTGGCGGGACATGCTGGAGACGGCGCCCGCGCGGCCGCACGCCGAGTACCACCTCGGGGTCGCGCAGTGGCACGCCGGGGACCGGGCGCAGGCGGTGCGCAGCTGGGAGCGCGGGCTCGAACGGGCCGCGGCCGCGGCGCGCTGGCCGCTGCTGCGGTGCCTGGCGGTGGCCGACCTGGAGGCGGGGCACGGGGAGCGGGCCGCGGACCGCTACGCGGAGGCCTTCGCCGGGCTCGGGGAGTCCGAGGCCCTGGGCGCGCTCGGACGTGAGGCGATCGAGGCGCTCCTCGCGGTGGGGCGGGCGGAGGCCGCGCGCGGCGTCTGGGACCGGCTGGGCCCCGCCGTGCGGGGGCTCGGGCGCTTCCGGCTCCTGGAGGTCAGGCTGCTGCTCGCGGAGGGCGACCCGGCCGGGGCGCGGGCGGTGCTCGACGAGGGGTTCGAGGTGGCGGACCTGCGGGAGGGGGACGAGGGGCTGGGGGAGCTGTGGGCGACGGTGGCGCCGGGGGTGCCGGTGCCGCCGTGCTACGACTTCCGCATGACCCCGGCCGCGGAGCCCGGCGGGGCCTGA
- a CDS encoding LapA family protein — protein sequence MSSSTGGSKSPSKGGVAGLMTPGRITVAVIALLTLVFIFENTRSTKIRLLIPEVTMPLWMALFGTAVIGAVCGAYFVRRRK from the coding sequence ATGAGCAGTTCCACGGGCGGCTCCAAGAGTCCCTCGAAGGGCGGCGTGGCCGGGCTGATGACGCCCGGCAGGATCACCGTCGCCGTCATCGCCCTGCTCACCCTCGTCTTCATCTTCGAGAACACCCGCAGCACCAAGATCCGGCTGCTGATCCCCGAAGTGACCATGCCGCTGTGGATGGCGCTGTTCGGCACGGCGGTGATCGGGGCCGTGTGCGGGGCCTACTTCGTCCGCCGCCGCAAGTGA